DNA from Streptomyces sp. NBC_01260:
GGCGGCCTTCGGCCTCACCATGACCCTGGTGTGGATCTACCTGGAGATGCTGCGCCTGCTCTCCATCCTCAGCGGCGACGACTAGACCCGTCGGATCATCGGATCCGCCGCGAAACGCGAACGGCCCGCAGGCTCCCTCGACGGAGCCTGCGGGCCGTTCACGTATCGCGGTGACGGGGGCTACAGAAGTCGGCGGGCCGCTCTTCGCAGGTCGTACTCGTGGATGATCGCCTTCGCGTGTCCATGGGCGAGGTCGTGTTCGCTCCGCAGCCGGCTGACCTTCTCCTCGAAGCGGAGAGCGGGGCCGTCCTCGACGGTGCGGAGCCGGTCGGAGATCTCACGACCGGTGCAG
Protein-coding regions in this window:
- a CDS encoding DUF4287 domain-containing protein, with product MSRVSSEEAHRHLLSRIPHCTGREISDRLRTVEDGPALRFEEKVSRLRSEHDLAHGHAKAIIHEYDLRRAARRLL